The Flavobacterium praedii genome window below encodes:
- the ung gene encoding uracil-DNA glycosylase, with the protein MQINLNPSWQTILSEEIEKPYFLELIELVDQEYQNSVCFPPKELIFSALNTCSFENVKVVIIGQDPYHGDGEANGLSFSVNDSVRIPPSLRNIFREINTDLDSIFMPTSGNLESWAKQGVLLLNASLTVRKDNPNSHKHLKWNLFTDAVIQKISEEKENIVFMLWGSFAQKKGAKIDRNKHLVLESGHPSPMSANQGKWFGNKHFSQANIYLKSNKLEPIYWII; encoded by the coding sequence ATGCAAATCAACTTGAATCCTTCCTGGCAAACTATTTTATCTGAGGAAATAGAGAAACCTTATTTCCTGGAATTGATCGAGCTTGTTGATCAAGAATATCAAAATTCAGTTTGTTTTCCTCCCAAAGAGTTGATTTTTTCAGCCTTAAATACTTGTTCTTTTGAGAATGTAAAAGTGGTTATTATTGGTCAAGATCCATATCACGGCGATGGCGAAGCCAATGGTTTATCTTTTTCGGTAAATGATTCAGTGCGAATTCCACCTTCGTTGCGCAATATTTTTAGAGAAATCAATACCGATTTGGATTCGATTTTCATGCCCACATCAGGAAATTTGGAATCTTGGGCCAAACAAGGTGTTTTACTTTTAAACGCTTCATTAACTGTTAGAAAAGACAATCCAAATAGTCATAAACACCTTAAATGGAATCTTTTTACAGATGCCGTTATTCAAAAAATATCGGAAGAAAAAGAAAATATTGTATTTATGTTATGGGGAAGTTTTGCCCAAAAAAAAGGAGCTAAAATTGACAGAAATAAACATTTGGTATTGGAATCAGGGCACCCTTCACCGATGAGTGCCAATCAAGGAAAATGGTTTGGGAATAAACACTTTAGTCAAGCAAATATATATTTGAAAAGTAATAAATTGGAACCAATATATTGGATAATATGA
- a CDS encoding endonuclease MutS2: protein MISITEKTLQDLQFPTVLETISDICNTDIGKQKALEITPFRDKDTLMSALLQTSEYVSSFQNNNAIPNHGFDAITYEIKFLAIEDSFLEVGGFRKIATISETTNVLLTFLNKFNDYYPNLCAKSSGIQLTRAIITLVDAVVDKYGEIKDNASPELLNIRRNMNSVRGKMNQSFGIALTQYNGLGYLDDIKESFVQNRRVLAVLAMYRRKVRGSILGSSKTGSIAYIEPEATLNYSRELSNLEYEEKEEITRILKQLSNAIRPFLPLLIQYQDFLSDIDVIAAKAKYANRINGILPTITEERRLYFRDAYHPILYLNNKQKKEVTHPQTIELSQENRIIVISGPNAGGKTISMKTVGLLQLMLQSGMLIPVHERSETFLFDRILTDIGDNQSIENHLSTYSYRLKNMNYFLKKCNKKTMFLIDEFGTGSDPELGGALAEIFLEEFYHREAFGLITTHYSNLKILANELPCATNANMLFDEKSLEPMYKLALGQAGSSFTFEVALKNGIPFSLINRAKKKIEVGKVRFDKTIANLQKERSKMEKTSQTLKEEETKARQEGKKMEDINVKIKQKLESYQELYDSNQKTIYIGQKIEDIAEKYFNNKNKKDLIGEFLKIIEIENSKRKKATPKEAKAIIQKKKEIIEEVTVVVEEIRKEKKEKKLKPVIVKPNVILKIGDRVRMQDGKSVGTIDKIEKNKAVVNYGVFTSKVSLDELEFVEHGKK, encoded by the coding sequence ATGATCTCCATTACCGAAAAAACGTTACAAGATTTACAATTTCCTACGGTTCTCGAAACGATTTCCGATATTTGTAATACTGATATAGGAAAACAAAAAGCCTTAGAAATAACTCCTTTTAGAGACAAAGATACTTTGATGAGCGCTTTATTGCAGACTTCTGAGTATGTTTCTTCTTTTCAAAACAACAATGCCATCCCCAATCACGGTTTTGATGCTATTACATACGAAATAAAATTTTTAGCCATCGAAGACAGTTTTCTAGAAGTCGGTGGTTTTAGAAAAATTGCCACAATATCCGAAACGACGAATGTACTATTGACGTTTCTGAATAAATTCAATGATTATTACCCTAATCTTTGTGCCAAAAGTTCTGGAATTCAACTTACCAGAGCGATTATCACGCTTGTTGATGCTGTAGTTGATAAATATGGAGAAATAAAAGACAATGCCTCACCAGAATTACTAAACATTCGCCGCAATATGAATTCGGTTCGAGGGAAAATGAACCAAAGTTTTGGAATAGCACTTACGCAATACAACGGTTTGGGATATTTGGATGATATTAAAGAAAGTTTTGTGCAAAATCGTCGTGTTTTGGCTGTTTTAGCAATGTACCGACGCAAAGTAAGAGGCTCTATTTTGGGTAGTTCCAAAACAGGGAGTATTGCTTATATTGAACCAGAAGCTACGCTGAATTACTCTCGTGAACTCAGTAATTTGGAATATGAGGAAAAAGAAGAAATTACTAGAATTCTAAAGCAATTATCGAATGCAATTCGACCATTTTTACCATTGTTGATTCAATATCAAGATTTCCTGAGTGATATTGATGTGATTGCTGCAAAAGCGAAATATGCCAATAGAATCAATGGAATTTTGCCAACAATTACAGAGGAACGCCGTCTTTATTTTAGAGATGCCTATCATCCTATTTTGTATTTGAATAACAAGCAAAAAAAGGAAGTTACGCATCCACAAACCATCGAATTAAGTCAAGAAAATAGAATAATTGTTATTTCAGGACCCAACGCGGGAGGTAAAACCATCTCGATGAAAACGGTTGGTTTGTTGCAATTAATGTTGCAATCGGGAATGTTGATTCCTGTACACGAACGCAGTGAAACGTTTCTATTTGATAGAATACTCACGGATATTGGAGACAACCAATCAATTGAAAATCATTTAAGTACTTATAGTTATCGATTGAAAAACATGAACTACTTTTTGAAAAAGTGCAATAAGAAAACCATGTTTTTGATTGATGAATTTGGTACCGGTTCTGATCCTGAATTGGGAGGTGCTTTGGCCGAAATTTTCTTGGAAGAGTTCTACCATCGGGAAGCTTTTGGATTAATCACGACGCATTATTCGAATCTAAAAATTTTAGCAAATGAGCTCCCTTGCGCTACTAATGCCAACATGCTCTTTGACGAAAAATCATTAGAACCCATGTACAAATTGGCTTTGGGACAAGCGGGAAGTTCATTTACTTTTGAAGTAGCTTTAAAAAATGGAATCCCATTTAGTTTAATCAACCGCGCTAAGAAGAAAATTGAAGTAGGAAAAGTTCGTTTTGATAAAACAATTGCCAACTTGCAGAAAGAGCGTTCCAAAATGGAGAAAACGTCACAAACGCTAAAAGAAGAAGAAACCAAAGCGCGTCAGGAAGGCAAAAAAATGGAAGATATTAATGTCAAAATCAAGCAAAAACTGGAAAGCTACCAGGAGTTATATGACAGCAATCAAAAGACAATTTACATAGGTCAAAAAATTGAAGATATTGCTGAGAAATATTTTAATAATAAAAATAAAAAAGACCTGATAGGTGAGTTTCTGAAAATCATCGAAATAGAAAATTCCAAACGCAAAAAAGCCACTCCTAAAGAAGCAAAAGCGATTATCCAGAAGAAAAAAGAAATTATAGAGGAAGTTACTGTTGTCGTAGAAGAAATCCGCAAGGAAAAGAAAGAGAAGAAATTAAAACCTGTAATTGTAAAACCCAATGTTATTCTAAAAATAGGAGATCGTGTGCGTATGCAGGATGGAAAATCAGTGGGAACCATTGATAAAATTGAAAAAAACAAAGCCGTAGTGAATTATGGTGTGTTTACTTCAAAAGTGAGTTTGGATGAATTGGAGTTTGTTGAACATGGGAAAAAATAG
- a CDS encoding thiol-disulfide oxidoreductase DCC family protein produces MQNLPLHKKIILFDGVCNLCNSAVQFIIKHDKKDVFRFVPLQSDLGLDILKYIGIDFAKIDSIVLYEPGVAYYYKSDAALQIAKSLNGLYSFGIIFKIIPNGIRNQLYDYIARNRYNWFGKKESCMIPTPELKIKFLE; encoded by the coding sequence ATGCAAAACCTCCCTCTCCATAAAAAAATAATCCTCTTTGACGGTGTTTGTAACCTCTGTAATTCTGCGGTGCAATTTATTATCAAACATGACAAAAAGGATGTCTTTAGATTCGTTCCTTTACAATCAGATTTGGGTTTAGATATTTTGAAATACATTGGAATTGATTTTGCCAAGATAGATAGTATTGTACTTTATGAGCCTGGAGTCGCTTACTACTACAAATCGGATGCAGCATTGCAAATTGCAAAAAGTTTGAATGGTTTATATTCATTTGGAATTATTTTTAAAATTATTCCAAATGGAATCAGAAATCAATTATATGACTATATAGCCAGAAATAGATACAATTGGTTTGGCAAAAAAGAGAGTTGCATGATACCTACTCCAGAATTAAAAATAAAATTTTTAGAATAA
- the ettA gene encoding energy-dependent translational throttle protein EttA has protein sequence MSDDKKVIFSMQKLSKTYQGADKPVLKNIYLSFFYGAKIGILGLNGSGKSSLLKIIAGIDKNYQGDVVFQPGYTVGYLEQEPILDDSKTVIEIVREGVAETMAVLEEYNKINDLFGLPENYEDADKMDKLMDRQAALQDKIDALGAWEIDTKLEIAMDALRTPEGDTPIKNLSGGERRRVALCRLLLQQPDVLLLDEPTNHLDAESVLWLEQHLAQYAGTVIAVTHDRYFLDNVAGWILELDRGEGIPWKGNYSSWLDQKSNRMALEEKVASKRRKTLERELDWVRQGAKGRQTKQKARLQNYDKLLNEDQKQLDENLEIYIPNGPRLGTNVIEAKNVAKAFGDKLLYDNLNFTLPQAGIVGIIGPNGAGKSTIFKMIMGEQKTDNGEFLVGDTVKIAYVDQAHSNINPDKSIWENFADGQELIMMGGKQVNSRAYLSRFNFGGGEQNKKVSMLSGGERNRLHLAMTLKEEGNVLLLDEPTNDLDVNTLRALEEGLENFAGCAVVISHDRWFLDRICTHILAFEGNSEVYYFEGGFSDYEENKKKRLGGDLTPKRLKYRKLIR, from the coding sequence ATGTCAGACGATAAGAAAGTAATTTTCTCAATGCAAAAATTGAGTAAAACCTATCAAGGTGCAGATAAACCTGTTTTGAAAAACATCTATTTGAGTTTCTTTTATGGAGCTAAAATTGGTATTTTAGGTCTAAATGGTTCTGGAAAATCTTCCCTTTTGAAGATTATTGCAGGAATTGATAAAAACTATCAAGGTGATGTAGTTTTTCAACCAGGTTATACCGTCGGGTATTTAGAACAAGAACCTATACTTGACGATTCTAAAACTGTTATTGAAATTGTTCGTGAAGGTGTTGCTGAAACAATGGCTGTTTTGGAAGAATACAATAAAATTAATGATTTATTTGGTCTTCCAGAAAACTACGAAGATGCAGATAAAATGGATAAATTAATGGATCGTCAAGCAGCTTTGCAGGATAAAATCGATGCTTTGGGCGCTTGGGAAATTGATACCAAATTAGAAATTGCAATGGATGCCTTACGCACGCCAGAAGGTGACACACCCATTAAGAATTTATCTGGAGGAGAACGTCGCCGTGTAGCTTTGTGCCGTTTACTATTGCAACAGCCTGATGTTTTACTTCTGGATGAGCCTACCAATCACCTGGATGCTGAAAGTGTACTTTGGTTAGAACAACATTTGGCACAATATGCTGGAACTGTAATTGCGGTAACACACGACAGGTATTTCTTGGATAATGTTGCAGGTTGGATTTTAGAATTGGATAGAGGTGAAGGTATTCCTTGGAAAGGGAATTATTCTTCTTGGCTAGACCAAAAATCAAACCGTATGGCATTGGAAGAAAAAGTAGCTTCTAAACGTAGAAAAACGTTGGAACGCGAGTTGGATTGGGTTCGTCAAGGAGCAAAAGGACGACAAACCAAACAAAAAGCACGTTTACAGAACTACGATAAACTCTTGAACGAAGACCAAAAACAATTGGATGAAAACTTGGAAATTTATATTCCGAATGGTCCAAGATTAGGTACTAATGTTATTGAAGCCAAAAACGTAGCTAAAGCCTTTGGAGATAAATTGTTGTATGATAATTTAAATTTTACGTTACCACAAGCTGGAATTGTTGGAATTATTGGACCAAACGGTGCTGGTAAATCGACTATTTTCAAAATGATTATGGGAGAGCAAAAAACAGACAATGGTGAATTTTTGGTGGGTGATACTGTGAAAATCGCTTATGTAGATCAAGCGCATTCGAATATTAATCCTGACAAATCCATTTGGGAAAACTTTGCCGATGGGCAAGAACTGATCATGATGGGAGGGAAACAAGTGAATTCAAGAGCTTATTTATCCCGTTTTAACTTTGGTGGTGGCGAACAAAACAAGAAAGTATCCATGCTTTCTGGTGGAGAAAGAAACCGTTTGCATCTAGCTATGACTTTGAAGGAAGAAGGTAACGTATTGTTACTGGATGAACCTACGAATGATTTGGACGTGAATACGCTTCGTGCATTGGAAGAAGGTTTAGAAAACTTTGCAGGTTGTGCGGTAGTGATTTCTCACGACAGATGGTTCTTAGACAGAATTTGTACTCATATCCTTGCGTTTGAAGGAAATTCAGAAGTGTATTATTTTGAAGGTGGGTTCTCTGATTATGAAGAAAATAAGAAAAAACGTTTGGGTGGTGATTTGACTCCGAAACGATTGAAATACAGAAAATTGATTAGATAA
- a CDS encoding CAL67264 family membrane protein, with product MGMNKNTILGWAAFIMVLMGLLLIGLGVFKYRDVSGWGFAAVGIGFFAIAWVFSSLKGRL from the coding sequence ATGGGAATGAATAAAAATACTATTTTAGGATGGGCTGCCTTTATAATGGTGCTCATGGGATTATTACTAATAGGCTTAGGCGTTTTTAAATACAGAGATGTATCAGGCTGGGGATTTGCCGCTGTTGGTATTGGTTTCTTTGCTATCGCATGGGTATTTAGTTCTCTAAAAGGTAGGCTGTAA